From Arcticibacter tournemirensis, one genomic window encodes:
- a CDS encoding glycoside hydrolase family 2 TIM barrel-domain containing protein yields the protein MKLKIFLYAILAITFVQPANLFSQNFKSGVYYKLINKKGLAADTRGANENNSELYLAKTDKGSTGQIWLLSENEKGSYIITSPVSFRSLDNANKRSGSGNAVVLWDRDDYNENQQWKIVKKDKDSYTITSQASGFNLSFKADARGEIKLFQMPANADDPNQEWQIKEFTAKIHIPKRVGLTEWENEEIFGVNKEPAHVSYIPFASAEELKNDPTYKTPWEKTKSSLYQSLNGNWKFNWVKQPSERPLEFYKPEYDVSSWKEIQVPSNWEMHGYGTPIYTNITYPFKNDPPFIKPEPGYTNEKEPNPVGSYRRSFSIPENWAGKRIYLRFEGVYSAMYVWVNGKKVGYSEGANNAAEFDVTNYAQAGENTLAVEVYRWSDGSYIEDQDMFRLSGIHRDVSVYALPEVHIRDYYVKTDFSGQDFSSSVFNAKISVRNMGKQALKSGELQVSVLDPKGKEVLTLKQPLSSIEKAGEKGYNLNATVKNPQLWSAETPDLYTAIFTLNDETGNTLEVISSKFGFRKVEIKNKRVLVNGKQVFFKGTNRHDIHPQLGKAVPVESMIQDILLMKKANINTIRTSHYPNDPKMYAMFDYYGLYTMSEADLECHGNNSISRMPSWLPAFTDRNVRNVEEHKNHPSVVFWSMGNESGSGTNFDAVYKEIKKIDSTLIVHYEGKNNAADMDSRMYPSIDYMTSVDRQNTDKPFFLCEYAHAMGNAIGNLSEYWDYIENKSQRMIGGCIWDWVDQGLNKTGEPKDRYYFGGDFGDKPNDFDFCNNGITTPDRRATAKMLEVKKVYQYIKMVPVDLSVGSMKIINRYDFINLKQFDLKWSVLKDGRVVDSGAIVPQDVRPDDSVELVIPFINRFESGSEYFLNLEFKLAKEALWAEPGHVVASAQFALTPRPALAAVDTLGVERLYASERENIVNISGSDSDVQFDRTTGLLVSLKYARKEMIHEGRGLAFNWYRSINNDPRKFVEPKIKLEGFTYLPSQDGKTVIVRTRYTAVIPGEKQGTVSYSVNYLISPGGVIDVEATFDNTKDAYHVPRLGLQMSLIPEMEQVEWYGRGPHENYADRKASAYFGVYNNTVDAMEEYYVRSQSMGNREDVRWCKLTNASKEGIKIFSKDKMNISAMHYLEQDLWNAVHAFKHSGIKKPETILYLDYMQRGIGNASCGPGPLKEYEIPAGNAHVYSFRIERSGI from the coding sequence ATGAAACTGAAAATCTTTTTATACGCTATACTGGCAATTACATTTGTTCAGCCAGCGAACTTATTTTCTCAAAACTTTAAAAGCGGGGTATATTATAAACTAATTAACAAAAAAGGCTTAGCGGCCGATACCCGAGGTGCCAACGAGAATAATTCGGAGCTTTATCTCGCAAAGACCGATAAGGGAAGCACCGGACAGATATGGTTACTTAGCGAAAATGAAAAAGGTTCTTATATTATTACAAGCCCGGTAAGCTTTCGAAGCCTGGATAATGCTAATAAGCGCTCGGGAAGCGGGAATGCAGTGGTATTATGGGATAGGGATGACTATAATGAAAATCAGCAATGGAAAATTGTTAAAAAGGACAAGGACAGCTATACGATAACGTCGCAGGCATCGGGTTTCAATTTGTCGTTTAAAGCTGATGCGCGCGGGGAAATAAAGTTATTCCAGATGCCGGCTAATGCGGATGACCCGAACCAGGAATGGCAAATAAAGGAATTTACCGCAAAAATTCATATTCCAAAGAGAGTTGGACTGACGGAATGGGAGAATGAAGAGATCTTTGGGGTAAACAAGGAACCTGCCCACGTTTCCTATATCCCTTTTGCATCTGCAGAAGAGCTTAAAAACGATCCGACTTACAAAACTCCCTGGGAAAAAACCAAGTCGTCTTTGTATCAGTCTTTAAACGGAAACTGGAAATTTAACTGGGTAAAGCAACCTTCGGAAAGACCTCTTGAATTTTATAAGCCAGAATACGACGTTTCGTCGTGGAAAGAAATTCAGGTGCCATCCAACTGGGAGATGCACGGCTATGGTACACCAATCTATACCAATATTACCTATCCTTTTAAAAACGATCCGCCTTTCATTAAGCCAGAGCCGGGTTATACCAACGAAAAGGAGCCGAATCCGGTAGGGTCATACAGAAGAAGCTTTTCCATTCCGGAAAACTGGGCGGGGAAAAGGATCTATCTCCGGTTTGAGGGCGTTTATAGCGCCATGTATGTATGGGTAAATGGTAAAAAGGTTGGCTACAGTGAGGGCGCTAATAACGCTGCCGAATTTGACGTGACTAATTATGCCCAAGCAGGAGAGAATACCCTTGCTGTTGAGGTATATCGCTGGAGTGATGGAAGTTATATAGAGGATCAGGATATGTTCAGGCTAAGCGGCATCCATAGAGACGTTTCTGTTTATGCTTTGCCGGAAGTTCATATCCGGGATTATTATGTGAAAACCGATTTCAGTGGACAGGATTTCTCTTCTTCGGTTTTTAACGCCAAAATTTCTGTCAGGAATATGGGAAAACAGGCCTTGAAATCCGGGGAACTTCAGGTTTCGGTACTTGATCCTAAAGGGAAAGAAGTACTTACATTAAAACAGCCTCTTTCTTCTATCGAAAAAGCAGGGGAAAAGGGGTATAACCTGAATGCCACAGTTAAAAATCCACAGCTCTGGTCGGCAGAAACGCCTGATCTCTACACGGCTATATTTACGCTGAATGATGAGACCGGGAATACGCTTGAAGTTATTTCGTCAAAATTCGGTTTCCGCAAAGTAGAAATTAAGAATAAACGGGTACTGGTTAACGGTAAACAGGTGTTCTTTAAAGGAACTAACCGCCACGATATTCATCCGCAGTTGGGGAAAGCCGTTCCTGTGGAATCAATGATTCAGGATATCCTGCTCATGAAGAAGGCTAATATTAACACTATCCGGACCAGTCATTATCCCAACGATCCGAAGATGTATGCGATGTTCGATTATTACGGGCTATATACGATGTCTGAAGCGGACCTTGAATGTCATGGAAATAACTCGATCAGCAGGATGCCCAGCTGGCTTCCGGCCTTTACCGACCGGAATGTGAGGAACGTAGAAGAGCACAAGAACCACCCTTCTGTGGTGTTTTGGTCGATGGGGAATGAGAGCGGATCAGGAACAAATTTTGATGCAGTGTATAAAGAGATCAAGAAGATCGACAGTACCTTAATCGTCCATTACGAAGGAAAGAACAACGCTGCAGACATGGATTCGAGGATGTATCCGTCAATAGACTACATGACTTCTGTTGACCGGCAAAATACGGATAAGCCATTTTTCCTCTGTGAGTATGCTCATGCTATGGGGAATGCTATTGGTAATCTTTCTGAATACTGGGATTACATCGAAAATAAATCGCAGCGTATGATTGGCGGCTGTATCTGGGATTGGGTAGACCAGGGTTTAAACAAGACGGGGGAACCTAAGGACCGGTATTATTTTGGCGGTGATTTTGGTGACAAGCCCAATGATTTCGACTTTTGCAATAATGGAATTACCACGCCCGACCGCAGGGCTACGGCAAAGATGCTGGAGGTAAAGAAGGTTTACCAGTACATTAAGATGGTGCCTGTTGACCTTTCGGTAGGCAGTATGAAGATCATTAACCGCTATGATTTTATCAACCTTAAACAGTTTGATTTAAAATGGAGCGTTTTGAAAGATGGCAGAGTGGTAGATTCGGGTGCTATCGTGCCGCAGGATGTCAGGCCTGATGATTCGGTGGAACTGGTGATTCCTTTTATCAACAGATTTGAGAGCGGAAGTGAATATTTCCTCAACCTCGAGTTTAAACTGGCCAAAGAGGCGCTTTGGGCTGAGCCGGGTCATGTGGTAGCTTCCGCCCAGTTTGCCTTAACCCCGCGGCCAGCACTTGCGGCGGTTGATACTCTAGGTGTAGAAAGACTTTATGCTTCTGAAAGAGAAAATATCGTGAACATTTCGGGAAGTGATTCTGACGTGCAGTTTGACAGGACGACGGGTTTGCTTGTTTCACTGAAATACGCCCGCAAAGAAATGATCCATGAGGGGAGAGGTCTGGCGTTCAACTGGTATAGGAGCATAAATAACGATCCGCGTAAGTTTGTTGAACCAAAGATAAAGCTTGAAGGGTTTACGTACCTGCCTTCTCAGGATGGCAAGACGGTAATCGTGAGAACAAGGTATACTGCTGTTATCCCTGGTGAGAAACAGGGCACGGTTTCTTATTCGGTTAACTATTTAATTTCGCCGGGAGGTGTTATTGATGTTGAAGCGACCTTCGACAATACCAAAGATGCATACCATGTGCCGCGACTAGGGCTGCAGATGTCGCTGATCCCCGAGATGGAACAGGTGGAATGGTATGGTCGTGGTCCGCATGAAAACTATGCAGACCGCAAAGCTTCTGCTTATTTCGGCGTATATAACAATACGGTGGATGCCATGGAAGAGTATTATGTGAGGTCGCAAAGCATGGGCAACCGCGAAGATGTACGCTGGTGCAAGCTAACCAATGCAAGCAAAGAGGGTATAAAGATCTTTTCAAAAGATAAGATGAACATTAGTGCGATGCATTATCTTGAGCAGGATCTTTGGAATGCTGTTCATGCATTTAAACATTCGGGGATCAAGAAACCGGAAACGATCTTATATCTCGATTACATGCAAAGGGGAATCGGGAATGCAAGCTGCGGCCCGGGCCCTTTAAAAGAATATGAAATTCCGGCGGGTAACGCTCACGTTTATTCTTTCAGAATCGAACGAAGCGGAATTTAA
- a CDS encoding LacI family DNA-binding transcriptional regulator gives MKKKLSISDIARSLNISVTTVSFILNGRAEEKRISEELVQRVQKYIAEVGYKPNSLARSLRTGKSNTIGLMVEDISNPFFANIARMIEDNAYKNGYKILYCSTDNDTEKTKDLIQMFQERHVDGYIIAPPDGVEEEINTLISSGSPVVLFDRNLPGVHTDYVGIDNYGSTYHAINYLIRKGYKNIAFITLYSLQSQMQERMQGYESALAEHQMNQHIKEIPYSNDPDDIIKHVSAFLSRKKEVDAVLFGTNYLAVSGLRAIYNLGLKIPSDLAVIAFDDHDVFELSNPSITAIKQPIQEISGEVINLLLKGLKSPSKLKKPESLILKTTLELRKSSK, from the coding sequence GTGAAGAAAAAACTTTCCATTAGTGATATTGCAAGAAGCCTGAACATATCGGTCACTACCGTTTCTTTTATTTTGAATGGCCGCGCTGAAGAAAAGCGGATCAGCGAAGAGCTTGTACAGCGTGTTCAGAAATATATAGCGGAGGTTGGATATAAGCCTAATTCTCTTGCCAGAAGCTTAAGGACCGGTAAATCGAACACGATCGGACTGATGGTAGAAGATATTTCCAATCCCTTCTTCGCTAATATTGCGAGGATGATTGAAGATAATGCCTATAAGAATGGATATAAGATCCTCTACTGCAGTACGGATAACGATACAGAGAAGACAAAGGATTTGATCCAGATGTTCCAGGAAAGGCATGTGGATGGATATATCATAGCCCCGCCCGACGGGGTGGAGGAAGAAATAAATACACTTATAAGCTCAGGATCGCCGGTCGTCCTGTTTGACCGTAACCTGCCTGGTGTTCATACTGACTATGTTGGTATTGATAATTATGGCAGTACTTATCATGCTATAAATTACCTTATCAGGAAGGGGTACAAAAACATAGCCTTTATCACGCTGTATTCACTCCAATCCCAGATGCAGGAGCGTATGCAGGGATATGAGAGTGCACTTGCTGAACACCAGATGAATCAGCATATAAAGGAAATTCCTTACAGCAATGATCCTGATGATATTATTAAACATGTATCGGCTTTTTTAAGCAGAAAAAAGGAAGTAGATGCAGTGTTGTTCGGTACGAACTACCTCGCCGTAAGCGGACTACGTGCCATCTATAACCTTGGACTGAAAATACCGTCAGATCTGGCAGTAATAGCATTTGATGATCATGATGTTTTCGAATTAAGCAACCCTTCTATTACAGCCATTAAACAGCCTATTCAAGAGATTTCTGGTGAGGTTATCAATTTGTTGCTCAAGGGATTGAAGTCGCCGTCGAAGCTAAAAAAACCTGAATCACTTATATTAAAGACAACTTTAGAGCTTAGGAAATCTTCAAAGTAG
- a CDS encoding SusC/RagA family TonB-linked outer membrane protein, whose translation MKHKRKVTLLCALLVFMLNSINAFAQNQIKGRVTASSDKQPLPGVSVNVKGSQKGVSTDVNGNFVIQAGPRDVLVFTAIGFANQQVTVGDRTEINVVMKDESQNLKEVVVIGYGSISRDKLTNAAVSVKADEFRQGGARNAMDLLQGKVAGLNITRSSNNPNSGVSLQLRGVTSVEGSRSPLIVIDGIPGGNLDLLQQDDIESMDVLKDGSAAAIYGTRANGGVILVTTKKGKEGPARFDYSTYFRTESVVKKYDFMTAEEVRAAIAAGQLPANRDNADWGGASTNMFDEVVNDNPVSQYHNLALSGGTKSTSYRASIFFQDLKGIAKESGRKNYGGRLNINQKGLNDRLSAQINLATNFNTANMLGNSLNWETAYTRLPTQPIYNANGTYWEDLTTTSSNNLVSVLNQQSNNRTQQTSSADAKFTLDIVKGLKASVFGSLQRDSYTDNVYYDINSRASVAGTITPEGGRNVVPRGTGYAFKGNRMENDYAFEPTIDYSTRIDDHSINGIVGYSYRYNVWETSGMANSGYFNDQYDNNNMGAGMYQQSDASSMQSEKQDNTLIAFFGRINYSFKDKYMAQVILRREGSSRFGANNKWGNFPAVSVGWNISREDFMQGVSFIDFLKLRAGYGVTGNSGYANYTSLITLGTGGFYLYPDGVWRQTYGPDRNPNPDLKWEEKRELNIGVDFNLFQNRIGGSLDVFSRKTVDLLGTVQNQLPSYITERLFYNIGTIAQSGVELSVNATPVKKKDFTWSMDVTASTVSNKMDKYSSPQFRTSDLSFGSIGGAGALGDAIRTREGDDIGNFVGKRFAGFDDAGNWLFFKRDGSRVTADQIIMSPTDPNTDLAVLGNGIPNYYASWTNTFNYKSFDLRIFLRGKFDFDILNRMEMTYGNKTTSSNLLTSTFTRHAQLNSSDSPAYMYSDYFLESGDFVKIDEITLGYNFKLKTPHVKNLRVYATGQNLATFTSYTGNDPDFVNDNGLDPGMDIRNPYPATRSFLVGIQVGF comes from the coding sequence ATGAAACACAAGAGAAAAGTAACACTTCTGTGTGCATTGTTAGTGTTTATGCTAAACAGTATAAACGCCTTTGCTCAGAACCAGATCAAAGGAAGAGTGACAGCTTCCAGCGACAAACAGCCCTTACCGGGGGTTTCGGTAAATGTGAAAGGGAGCCAGAAGGGAGTGTCGACTGACGTCAACGGTAATTTTGTAATTCAGGCAGGCCCAAGGGATGTTTTGGTGTTTACTGCTATTGGATTTGCTAATCAGCAGGTAACCGTAGGCGATCGCACTGAGATCAATGTAGTGATGAAAGATGAATCACAGAATCTGAAAGAAGTAGTTGTAATTGGCTACGGCTCGATTTCCCGTGATAAGCTTACCAATGCGGCAGTGAGCGTAAAAGCAGACGAGTTCAGACAGGGGGGAGCGAGGAATGCCATGGACCTTTTACAAGGTAAGGTAGCCGGACTTAACATTACCAGAAGCAGCAACAACCCCAATTCCGGAGTTTCCTTACAGCTCAGAGGAGTGACGTCTGTAGAGGGCAGCAGGTCGCCGTTGATAGTCATTGACGGGATTCCGGGGGGAAACCTCGACCTTTTGCAGCAGGACGATATAGAGTCGATGGACGTGCTAAAAGATGGTTCTGCAGCTGCTATCTATGGCACCAGGGCAAATGGAGGAGTCATACTGGTAACGACCAAAAAAGGTAAAGAAGGTCCGGCCAGGTTTGATTATTCAACTTACTTCCGTACCGAATCAGTGGTTAAGAAGTATGATTTTATGACAGCTGAAGAGGTGAGAGCAGCGATCGCAGCAGGGCAGCTTCCCGCAAACCGCGATAATGCAGATTGGGGAGGAGCTTCGACAAACATGTTTGATGAAGTGGTAAACGACAATCCTGTAAGCCAATATCACAATCTTGCATTATCAGGCGGGACCAAAAGTACCAGCTACCGGGCGAGCATCTTTTTTCAGGATCTTAAAGGAATCGCCAAAGAAAGCGGCCGAAAAAACTATGGTGGCAGGCTGAATATTAATCAAAAGGGATTGAATGACCGGTTGAGCGCGCAAATAAACCTTGCCACAAATTTCAATACCGCTAATATGCTTGGCAACAGTCTTAACTGGGAGACAGCCTACACCCGGCTCCCCACTCAGCCTATATATAACGCCAACGGTACATATTGGGAGGACCTAACCACGACATCTTCAAATAACCTTGTAAGCGTTTTAAACCAGCAGTCGAATAACCGTACTCAGCAAACAAGTTCTGCCGATGCGAAATTTACCCTTGATATTGTCAAAGGGCTTAAGGCTTCGGTTTTCGGCTCTCTGCAAAGAGATAGTTATACTGATAATGTTTACTATGATATTAACTCAAGGGCTTCGGTAGCCGGCACCATAACACCGGAAGGGGGGAGAAATGTTGTTCCAAGAGGTACCGGATATGCTTTCAAGGGTAACAGAATGGAGAACGACTATGCCTTTGAGCCAACAATTGACTATTCGACCAGGATTGATGACCACTCGATAAATGGCATTGTTGGATACAGCTACCGTTATAATGTATGGGAAACTTCGGGCATGGCTAACTCGGGTTATTTCAACGATCAGTATGATAATAACAATATGGGAGCGGGGATGTATCAGCAATCTGACGCTTCTTCGATGCAGAGTGAGAAGCAGGACAACACGCTGATCGCTTTTTTTGGAAGAATAAATTATTCGTTTAAAGACAAATATATGGCACAGGTGATCCTGCGGAGAGAAGGGTCGTCAAGATTCGGTGCGAATAATAAATGGGGAAATTTTCCGGCGGTATCTGTGGGCTGGAATATCAGCCGTGAAGACTTTATGCAGGGTGTGTCATTTATTGACTTTCTGAAGCTGAGGGCCGGTTATGGTGTGACAGGTAATTCGGGTTATGCTAATTATACTTCGCTGATTACTTTGGGAACCGGAGGCTTTTATTTATACCCCGACGGTGTGTGGAGGCAAACCTATGGACCTGATCGAAATCCCAATCCGGACCTTAAGTGGGAGGAAAAGCGGGAGCTGAATATTGGTGTTGATTTTAATTTGTTTCAAAACAGGATCGGCGGATCGCTGGATGTTTTCAGTAGGAAGACGGTGGATTTGCTAGGTACTGTGCAGAATCAGCTCCCTTCGTACATTACTGAAAGGCTGTTTTATAATATAGGAACCATTGCGCAAAGTGGAGTCGAGCTGTCTGTAAACGCTACGCCAGTAAAAAAGAAAGATTTTACCTGGAGCATGGATGTTACAGCGAGTACTGTCAGCAACAAAATGGATAAGTATTCGAGTCCTCAATTCCGCACCTCTGACTTGAGTTTTGGCAGCATTGGAGGAGCAGGGGCTTTGGGGGATGCCATCAGGACCAGAGAAGGCGATGATATTGGCAATTTCGTAGGTAAACGATTCGCCGGTTTTGATGATGCAGGGAACTGGCTTTTCTTTAAGAGGGACGGTTCGAGGGTCACAGCGGATCAGATTATAATGTCGCCAACAGATCCGAATACCGATCTTGCAGTATTAGGCAATGGTATTCCAAATTATTATGCATCGTGGACCAATACTTTCAACTATAAGAGTTTTGATTTGCGGATATTCCTTAGAGGTAAGTTTGATTTCGATATTCTAAACCGGATGGAGATGACCTATGGTAACAAAACAACATCAAGCAACCTGTTAACGAGTACCTTCACCCGTCATGCCCAGCTCAATTCTTCGGATTCGCCGGCATACATGTACTCTGATTATTTTCTGGAGTCAGGTGACTTTGTAAAGATCGACGAAATAACACTGGGGTATAACTTTAAACTGAAGACACCTCATGTGAAAAATTTAAGGGTATACGCGACGGGTCAGAACCTTGCCACGTTCACCAGCTACACAGGTAATGACCCTGATTTTGTAAACGACAATGGACTTGATCCTGGTATGGACATAAGGAATCCATATCCGGCCACCCGTTCATTTTTAGTTGGTATTCAGGTTGGATTTTAA
- a CDS encoding glycoside hydrolase family 125 protein yields MKRRTFIKSAGALGAGFVLSNNFAFATPPAFPVVRTAPASRKFTSKAVEKAIAEFKKNVKNEELGWLFENCFPNTLDTTVFPEVNNGVPDTYVITGDIDAMWMRDSTAQVWPYMQFIKQDKPLQQLIAGVINRQVTYILKDPYANAFYHDPNKKGEWSTDHTDMKPGVHERKWEIDSLCYPIRLGYHYWKSSGDTKPFGEQWQAAIKAILKTFKEQQKKENKGPYKFQRSTPKASDTQPMAGYGFPVKPVGLICSAFRPSDDATLYQFLIPSNFFAVVSLKEAAEMMEAIAKDSKTAGELTALATEVEQALKLYATADHKKYGKIYAFEVDGYGNQLFMDDANVPSLMSLPYLKAVETSDAVYQNTRKFIWSEDNPYFYKGTAGEGYGGPHVERDGMIWPLSIIIYGLTSTDDAEIKRCVEVLRTTHGGTGFMHETFFKDDPKNFTRSWFAWANTIFGEFLWKTYKERPHLLV; encoded by the coding sequence ATGAAAAGAAGAACCTTTATTAAGAGCGCAGGGGCATTAGGTGCCGGGTTTGTTCTAAGCAACAATTTTGCTTTTGCTACTCCGCCTGCATTTCCAGTGGTAAGAACTGCTCCGGCATCCAGGAAGTTCACCAGTAAAGCAGTTGAAAAAGCTATCGCTGAATTTAAAAAGAATGTAAAGAATGAGGAGCTGGGCTGGTTGTTTGAGAACTGCTTCCCAAATACGCTCGATACTACCGTTTTTCCGGAGGTTAACAATGGAGTGCCTGATACATACGTAATTACAGGAGATATTGATGCGATGTGGATGCGCGACAGTACGGCACAGGTTTGGCCATATATGCAGTTTATAAAACAGGATAAACCACTTCAGCAGCTGATAGCTGGGGTAATTAACCGCCAGGTGACATATATCCTCAAAGATCCTTATGCTAATGCCTTTTATCATGATCCCAATAAGAAAGGGGAATGGTCTACCGATCATACCGACATGAAACCCGGTGTTCATGAAAGGAAATGGGAGATCGACTCTCTTTGTTATCCTATCCGGCTTGGATATCACTACTGGAAAAGCAGCGGCGACACGAAACCGTTCGGTGAACAATGGCAGGCCGCTATTAAGGCGATACTGAAGACCTTCAAAGAGCAACAGAAAAAAGAGAATAAAGGACCGTATAAATTTCAGCGCAGTACGCCGAAGGCGTCGGATACACAGCCGATGGCCGGATATGGCTTTCCTGTAAAACCAGTTGGACTGATTTGTTCTGCATTCAGGCCGAGTGATGATGCGACGTTATACCAGTTTCTGATACCGTCCAATTTCTTTGCAGTGGTAAGTCTTAAAGAAGCTGCAGAAATGATGGAGGCGATAGCTAAAGACAGCAAAACTGCCGGCGAATTAACAGCGCTTGCTACTGAAGTTGAACAGGCATTAAAGCTTTATGCGACGGCCGACCACAAAAAGTATGGTAAGATATATGCATTCGAGGTTGACGGATACGGGAATCAGCTCTTTATGGATGATGCAAACGTGCCAAGTCTGATGTCGTTACCTTATTTGAAGGCCGTCGAAACCAGCGATGCAGTTTATCAGAATACGCGCAAGTTTATCTGGTCGGAAGATAACCCTTACTTCTACAAAGGAACAGCAGGAGAAGGATATGGCGGTCCGCACGTGGAAAGAGATGGCATGATCTGGCCTTTGAGTATTATCATCTATGGTCTTACCAGCACCGATGACGCAGAGATTAAGCGTTGTGTGGAAGTGCTGAGGACGACGCACGGAGGTACAGGTTTTATGCATGAGACGTTCTTTAAAGACGATCCGAAGAATTTCACCCGTTCATGGTTTGCATGGGCCAACACTATTTTTGGTGAGTTCTTATGGAAAACGTATAAAGAAAGACCTCACTTGCTTGTCTGA
- a CDS encoding RagB/SusD family nutrient uptake outer membrane protein produces MKTIKSYIKYLVLAMSVMVTASCTKLDENIYSKLETGNFYNNKNEVLSAVLRPYTHANAWITPGQNGWWRISELSSDLLSWPQKGRHGYDDGKWIRDHYHTWIYDDEAVWEPWRLMWWGLGLCNDPIENLERREAAEMGITQEEKDAYIGEMKLLRAFHHMRLMDLWGNIPIVTVVGEKDPPTKPRTEVFNFIEKEILENMENLPNLSSNNIGRISKAAAYGMLVELYLNAEVWTGTARWDDCITYCNKLINNEAGGQSGAMALDPTITATYNNTNDKSKEIIFSIAYKFRDGIGWKPQWTGDFYHFNQRFIYGGEHDGNDGVVVNPGVWDQYYKNTDMRKESWFLHGRQTPYDPSKPVLGTEEYRGQPLEFVDNIRRNSEGSTRSDMTQGEENSGYRFNKYKPGASTDPNYMSNDWAIYRLTWVYFAKAEAIMRKNGGTANAEAVDLINTCKRRAFSAADWPAEAYTTSTLTINELFNERTREFFFEGWRRQDLIRFGRFLTAEWWDHKPSLQEHLKLMRVPDRQIQLNPNLKQNPGYN; encoded by the coding sequence ATGAAAACAATAAAGAGTTATATCAAATATTTGGTACTGGCGATGTCTGTTATGGTAACGGCCTCCTGTACGAAGCTTGACGAGAATATATACAGCAAACTGGAAACAGGGAATTTTTACAATAATAAAAATGAAGTGTTATCAGCTGTTCTGAGACCTTACACTCATGCAAACGCTTGGATCACACCGGGGCAGAACGGATGGTGGCGGATCAGTGAATTGTCATCAGACCTTTTATCATGGCCCCAAAAGGGGAGACATGGTTATGACGACGGAAAATGGATCAGAGATCATTACCATACCTGGATCTATGATGATGAAGCAGTTTGGGAGCCATGGAGATTAATGTGGTGGGGGCTCGGCTTATGTAACGATCCTATCGAGAATCTCGAACGGCGGGAAGCTGCAGAAATGGGAATTACACAGGAAGAGAAGGACGCTTATATCGGGGAAATGAAGCTGCTTAGGGCTTTTCATCATATGAGACTGATGGATCTCTGGGGTAATATTCCAATTGTTACTGTTGTTGGTGAGAAAGATCCTCCTACTAAGCCAAGGACGGAAGTCTTTAATTTCATAGAAAAGGAGATCCTCGAAAACATGGAAAACCTTCCAAACCTTTCGTCAAACAATATAGGACGGATCTCGAAAGCCGCCGCATATGGCATGCTGGTAGAGCTGTATCTGAATGCGGAAGTTTGGACAGGTACGGCCCGCTGGGACGACTGCATTACGTACTGTAATAAGCTGATCAACAATGAAGCGGGCGGACAGTCAGGCGCGATGGCGCTAGACCCCACGATTACCGCTACTTACAATAATACAAATGATAAGTCAAAAGAGATCATTTTTTCGATTGCATATAAATTCAGAGACGGCATTGGCTGGAAGCCGCAGTGGACGGGCGATTTTTATCATTTTAACCAACGGTTTATTTATGGCGGTGAGCATGATGGGAATGACGGCGTTGTAGTAAATCCGGGTGTTTGGGACCAGTATTATAAGAATACGGATATGAGAAAAGAATCCTGGTTCTTACATGGTCGTCAAACTCCTTATGATCCCTCGAAGCCAGTTTTGGGAACCGAGGAGTATCGCGGACAGCCGCTGGAATTTGTTGATAATATCCGTCGTAACAGTGAAGGCAGCACACGGTCTGACATGACGCAGGGTGAAGAAAACAGTGGATACAGGTTTAATAAGTATAAGCCGGGGGCGTCTACAGACCCGAATTATATGAGTAATGACTGGGCTATATACCGGTTGACGTGGGTTTATTTTGCAAAAGCTGAAGCCATTATGAGAAAGAATGGCGGAACAGCAAACGCTGAGGCTGTGGACCTGATCAATACTTGTAAACGCCGTGCATTTTCTGCAGCTGACTGGCCTGCTGAGGCTTATACAACGTCGACATTGACAATAAATGAGTTATTTAATGAGCGGACCCGTGAGTTTTTCTTTGAAGGATGGCGCCGGCAGGATCTTATCCGGTTTGGGCGATTCCTCACTGCTGAGTGGTGGGATCATAAGCCCTCGCTGCAGGAACATTTGAAATTGATGCGTGTTCCCGACAGGCAAATACAGCTGAATCCGAATTTGAAACAGAATCCGGGATATAACTAA